GCTCTTCCTCCTTGTTTCCCTGTTTCCCCGCCCCGGATCCGAACCGGGCCGCCGTACAGGCCCGGCGAGCTCGTCCTCGATGATACGAGCCGCGCCTGCGTGACAGCTTGCCCCAGCGTGTGGCGCATTGTCGCGCGGGGGCGCGATCCGGCCTGCGAGGCCGTCTGTCGGAGCGCCGGCGCTCTTCTCCTCTCGACCGGGTTTCAATTGGGTTTCAACTGGGCACGTCGGTTGCTGACCGTCGGTGACCGGGGTGAGCCCGCTGCTCACGGAGGTGACCACCTGCGTGAGCCTCGACAGTTGTTCACCAGCACCCAGAGGGAGAGCGAGATGGCACGAGATCGCTACGAGGGCCGGGACTTCCGTGACGAGGGGCCGCGCGACGACTGGCGTCACCAGGACGATCGGTGGCGCGCGCCACGGGACGACGATCAGCGCGGATTCCGCGGTCACGAGGGGGAGCGCGACGCGTTCGAGCGAGGGTCGTACAGCCGCGGCAACTACGCGAACCAGAGCGGCGGCAGCCGGCAGGGCGAGCTGGGACAGATGCCGCAGCCGTACGGCCAGCAAGGGCGCGGAGACGGCAGGGGCGCGTGGAGGGCGGGCGGCCAGCACGCACAGGACGATCGCGGCGGATCCGAGCGGCGCTGGCAGGAGCAGGGCGGGGCCGGCGCGCGCGGCTACCGCGAGCCCGAGGAGCGCCGCGCCTACGGACAGGACAGCCCCTCGTGGGAGCGGATCGGCGGGCGCGACGACCACTTCAGCGGGCGGGGCGCCGAGGACGAGCGAAGAGGGTTCGGCTCGGCGCAGCGAGGGCGGGAGGAGAACCGCGGCTACTACGGGCGCGAGGCGTACTACGGCCGCGACGCGGCCCGCGGCTTCTCCGGGCCGGACGAGGATCATGGCCGCGGGGCCTACGGGCGCCGCGAGCACGGCCGCGACGAGGGGGGCCAGAGCCGGCGCTACCAGGGCTACGGCGACGGGCGAGACGACTACCAGGGCCGCGGCACCACGCGAAACGACTACCAGGGCCGCAGCGACACGCGAGACGACTACCAGAACCGCGAGCGCTACCAGGGCCGCGACTCCACGCGAGGCGACTACCAGGGCCGCGACTCCACGCGAGACGACTACCAGAACCGCGAGCGCTACCAGGGCCGCGACTCCACAAGAGACGACTACCAGGGCCGCGACTCCACGCGAGACGACTACCAGGGCCGCGAGCGCTACCAGGGCCGCGACTCCACGCGAGACGACTACCAGGGCCGCGAGGATCGGTATCGCAGCGACGGCTACGGGCGCGGCGATGACCAGGATCGATATCGAGGCGGCGACGAGCGAAACGCCCCTGGCCACCACGACGGCCGAGGCGACCACGGTGGCGGATACCAGGGCCGCGGCGAGGAGCGCGGAGGCCGCGGCCGCAGCCAGGAGCTCCGCGGATATGGCGACACGTACAATCGCCCGGAGCGCCGGCCCGGGTTCGGCCGCTTCATGGGCGACGAGATCCCGCAGGGGTACTCGACCCGCGTCCACGAGCGCGACGACGTGCGCGCCTCGCAAGGCCGCGACCGCGAGCGCTCCCCCGCCGAGGACGGCGGCCGCTCCAGAGTCCAGAGCCAGGACCGGACCTGGAACTGAGATCAACCGATCTCCGCAGCTCGACGCCCGCGCCGCGGTGTCTGCGCCGGCGCGCAGGAGGAGATTGGAGTTGTCCGCGCCACGGAGCTAGAGCATCCTCGCGCGCATGAAACGACAAGCTTACTCCACCCTCCCGAAGCTCGCTTCCGTCTGCTGCATCGCCTGGTCGGCGCTGGCCGGCTGCGGTGACGACGACTCCAATGGAACGACTGGAACGACGGGCTCCGGCGGCAGCTCATCCACCTCGAGCAGCGCCGCCAGCACGGGCGGCGGCGGCACGGACGAAGGCGGCGGAGGCGGCGGCGGCGGCGGCGCGGATCCCGGCACGACCTCGTCGAGCGCGGGCGGCGCCGGCGGCGGAGACCCCTCCAGCGATACCATCCGCTTCATCGGGCGCTTCGATACGACGAACGCCGAGGGCCCCCGCTTCTCCTGGGCAGGCAGCGCGATCGTCACGCGGTTCTCGGGGACGTCGCTCGGCGTCCGCTTCAACGACGAGTCGACCGCGGCTCAATCCAACTTCTTCCAGGTGGTGATCGACGGCGAGGCGAAGGGCGTCCTCAAGGTCAACAGCGAGGAGGAGCTCTACACGGTCGCAGATGGGCTACCCGACGGCGAGCACGACCTCGTGCTCCACCGCCGCACCGAGCCGCTGGTCGGCGTGTCGCAGTTCCTCGAGTTCGTCCCGGAGCAGGGCGAGGCGCTCCTGCCGGTCCCGGCGGCGCCCGCGCGCCGGATCGAGGTGATCGGCGACTCGATCTCCGCCGGCTACGGCGTCGATGGGGCCAACGAGACTTGCCCGTTCACGAGCGATACGGAGAACAACTACCTCGCCTACAGCGCGCTGACAGGGCGGCTCGTCGGGGCCGACACCACGATCGTCGCGTGGTCCGGCAGAGGCGTGTACCGGAACTACGACGGTGAAGTCGCGCCCACCATGCCCGAGATCTATGGCCGGACGATCGCCGACGAGGAGCAGCCCGCATGGAACTTCTCGTCCTGGGTGCCGCAGGTCGTGGTGATCAACCTGGGCACGAACGACTTCAGCATCAACGTCCCGGGCGACGCCCAGTTCCGTGGACCGTTCACCGAGGCCTACGCGGGCCTCGTCGAGACGGTCAGAACGAACTATCCGGACGCGTTCATCTTCTGCACCATCGGGCCCATGCTGAGCGACTCGTACCCGGAAGGCGCCGAGGCGCTCACCAGGGCGCGCGCCTACATCGGCCAGGTGGTGGAGGACCGGAACGACGACGGCGACGACAAGGTG
The DNA window shown above is from Sorangium aterium and carries:
- a CDS encoding SGNH/GDSL hydrolase family protein, encoding MKRQAYSTLPKLASVCCIAWSALAGCGDDDSNGTTGTTGSGGSSSTSSSAASTGGGGTDEGGGGGGGGGADPGTTSSSAGGAGGGDPSSDTIRFIGRFDTTNAEGPRFSWAGSAIVTRFSGTSLGVRFNDESTAAQSNFFQVVIDGEAKGVLKVNSEEELYTVADGLPDGEHDLVLHRRTEPLVGVSQFLEFVPEQGEALLPVPAAPARRIEVIGDSISAGYGVDGANETCPFTSDTENNYLAYSALTGRLVGADTTIVAWSGRGVYRNYDGEVAPTMPEIYGRTIADEEQPAWNFSSWVPQVVVINLGTNDFSINVPGDAQFRGPFTEAYAGLVETVRTNYPDAFIFCTIGPMLSDSYPEGAEALTRARAYIGQVVEDRNDDGDDKVRVLEFPAQDGAANGLGCDYHPSVKTNALMAQQLAEAIREELDW